CCTAGGTGACAGGTTTTCGATCCCTGCGGAAATATCAATGCCCGCTTGCTGCCATTGGGCGCGCCTATAGCCGCAGCTCACCTTGCCAGATGCCCCGCCGCACCAGATCGCGCAGCACGTCCAGTGTGATCGCCTCAACCGCACGGCTGGCGCGGCTGGTGGGAAAGGCGGGCTTTGAAACAAGATAGACGGGCCGCACCATATCGGGATCTGTGATGGGCGCGCCCACAAGCTCGCCGCGCGCCACTGCGTCATGGACCGCTGAGGGCGAAAAGATCGCATGACCCGATCCGCGCGCCACCAGTTCCTTGATCTGCGTCATCGCGTCCATCTCGATGGGCACGTTGAGGCGCAGGCCAAGCGGAGTGGCATAGCTCTCGATTGTTTTGCGCAGGCCATGTGCTGCCTCCGGCAGGATCATGTCGAGCGGTTCCAGGGCGCGCAGGGGCACGGCTGTGCCGGGGGGTGTTTCAAACGGCCAGTTGTCCGGGGCGGAATAGACATGCAGGCGCTCATCCAGAACATGGGTGATGCGGAAATGATCCGCGTCCTGAAGATCATAGATCAGCCCCATATCGACCGTTCCATCGGCCACCCATGCCTTGATATACCCGCTCATCGCCTCGACCACGCGCAGACGGATATCAGGCAGTTCCACCCGCACGGTCTCGGCCAGAGGCACGGACAAGACCATAGACACTGACGGCGGCAGTCCAAACCCCACCTTGCCACGTGGCGCGCCCGAGGTATCGCGCATCTCATCCTCGCACCGTGCCATTGCGGCGCTGATCTCGCGGGCATGGCGCAAAAGCACCTGACCTTCGGCAGTCAGAATCGAGCCGCGCGGCGACCGGTCGATCAAACGCACGCCCAGTTCGGTTTCCATCCGCGCC
The nucleotide sequence above comes from Roseovarius mucosus. Encoded proteins:
- a CDS encoding LysR family transcriptional regulator is translated as MDIRQLRYFIAIAEAPSLSSAAHRLGVAQPSLSQHVARMETELGVRLIDRSPRGSILTAEGQVLLRHAREISAAMARCEDEMRDTSGAPRGKVGFGLPPSVSMVLSVPLAETVRVELPDIRLRVVEAMSGYIKAWVADGTVDMGLIYDLQDADHFRITHVLDERLHVYSAPDNWPFETPPGTAVPLRALEPLDMILPEAAHGLRKTIESYATPLGLRLNVPIEMDAMTQIKELVARGSGHAIFSPSAVHDAVARGELVGAPITDPDMVRPVYLVSKPAFPTSRASRAVEAITLDVLRDLVRRGIWQGELRL